The Synergistes jonesii region TTCGCGTAAGCAGCGACAAGCAGACAGTTGAAAACCAGCGCTTTGAAATCGATAATTTCTGCCAAAAGGAAAATTTAAGAATTGATGGCTGGATTGAGGAAACCATCAGCGGCACTAAGAACTACGATAAACGGCTTCTTGGCAAACTTCTGAAAAGAGTTCAGAAAGACGACATCATCATTTGTTCGGAATTGAGCCGCCTTGGGCGTAACTTGTTCATGATTATGGAAATTTTGAACATATGTATGAATAGAGAGTGTCGTGTATGGACGATCAAGGACAATTATCGCCTCGGCGACGACATACAAAGCAAGGTTCTGG contains the following coding sequences:
- a CDS encoding master DNA invertase Mpi family serine-type recombinase; this encodes MKTYGYIRVSSDKQTVENQRFEIDNFCQKENLRIDGWIEETISGTKNYDKRLLGKLLKRVQKDDIIICSELSRLGRNLFMIMEILNICMNRECRVWTIKDNYRLGDDIQSKVLAFAFGLSAEIERNLISQRTKEALARKKVEGVVLGRPKGRKSSPDKYKLSGKETLIAELLKENVSQRKIAKICKVDRNTLARFLKSGFVEK